One Leopardus geoffroyi isolate Oge1 chromosome C1, O.geoffroyi_Oge1_pat1.0, whole genome shotgun sequence DNA segment encodes these proteins:
- the HYI gene encoding putative hydroxypyruvate isomerase isoform X3, with amino-acid sequence MAPLRFSANVSWLFPELPGLPARLRAAGSSGFEAAEVAWPYSESPEALARAAREAGLRLVLINTPPGDREKGEMGLGAVPGRQAAFREGLEQAVLYAKALGCPRIHLMAGRVPQGADRAAVRSEMETVFLENLRHAAGVLAQESLVGLLEPINTRSTDPQYFLDTPQQAAAILQKVGRPNLQLQMDIFHWQIMDGNLTGNIREFLPLVGHVQVAQVPGRGEPDSPGELNFPYLFQLLEDEGYKGFVGCEYQPQGDTAEGLNWLRSYWDRRGRPQAGQ; translated from the exons ATGGCTCCGCTCCGCTTCTCGGCCAACGTGTCGTGGCTGTTCCCCGAGCTCCCCGGCCTCCCCGCGCGGCTCCGGGCGGCGGGCAGCTCGGGCTTCGAGGCCGCCGAGGTCGCCTGGCCGTACTCGGAGTCGCCCGAGGCGCTGGCGCGCGCGGCGCGGGAAGCGGGCCTGCGGCTGGTGCTGATCAACACGCCCCCCG GGGACCGAGAGAAAGgggagatggggctgggggcCGTTCCCGGGAGGCAAGCGGCCTTCCGAGAGGGGCTGGAGCAGGCGGTGCTGTACGCCAAGGCTCTGGGCTGTCCCAG GATTCACCTGATGGCTGGCCGAGTACCCCAGGGTGCTGACCGAGCAGCAGTCAGGAGTGAAATGGAGACAGTTTTTCTGGAGAACCTGAGGCACGCGGCtggggttttggctcag GAGAGCCTCGTGGGACTGCTGGAGCCCATCAATACCCGCAGCACTGACCCTCAGTACTTCCTGGACACGCCCCAGCAGG CGGCAGCCATCTTACAGAAGGTCGGAAGACCCAACCTCCAGTTACAGATG GACATATTCCACTGGCAGATCATGGATGGCAACCTGACAGGAAACATCCGGGAGTTCCTACCCCTTGTTG GGCACGTGCAGGTGGCACAGGTCCCGGGCCGGGGGGAACCTGACAGCCCTGGAGAGCTGAACTTCCCCTATCTATTCCAACTGCTGGAGGATGAAGGCTACAAGGGCTTTGTGGGCTGCGAGTACCAGCCTCAAG gAGACACAGCAGAGGGCCTGAACTGGCTTCGTTCCTACTGGGATAGGCGGGGCCGCCCACAGGCTGGCCAGTGA
- the HYI gene encoding putative hydroxypyruvate isomerase isoform X1, which translates to MAPLRFSANVSWLFPELPGLPARLRAAGSSGFEAAEVAWPYSESPEALARAAREAGLRLVLINTPPGDREKGEMGLGAVPGRQAAFREGLEQAVLYAKALGCPRVLMEGALEARMQRRETREGFVCSAEFLRIHLMAGRVPQGADRAAVRSEMETVFLENLRHAAGVLAQESLVGLLEPINTRSTDPQYFLDTPQQAAAILQKVGRPNLQLQMDIFHWQIMDGNLTGNIREFLPLVGHVQVAQVPGRGEPDSPGELNFPYLFQLLEDEGYKGFVGCEYQPQGDTAEGLNWLRSYWDRRGRPQAGQ; encoded by the exons ATGGCTCCGCTCCGCTTCTCGGCCAACGTGTCGTGGCTGTTCCCCGAGCTCCCCGGCCTCCCCGCGCGGCTCCGGGCGGCGGGCAGCTCGGGCTTCGAGGCCGCCGAGGTCGCCTGGCCGTACTCGGAGTCGCCCGAGGCGCTGGCGCGCGCGGCGCGGGAAGCGGGCCTGCGGCTGGTGCTGATCAACACGCCCCCCG GGGACCGAGAGAAAGgggagatggggctgggggcCGTTCCCGGGAGGCAAGCGGCCTTCCGAGAGGGGCTGGAGCAGGCGGTGCTGTACGCCAAGGCTCTGGGCTGTCCCAG GGTCTTGATGGAAGGAGCACTGGAGGCGAGGATGCAGCGCAGAGAGACCAGGGAAGGCTTCGTTTGCTCAGCGGAATTCCTAAG GATTCACCTGATGGCTGGCCGAGTACCCCAGGGTGCTGACCGAGCAGCAGTCAGGAGTGAAATGGAGACAGTTTTTCTGGAGAACCTGAGGCACGCGGCtggggttttggctcag GAGAGCCTCGTGGGACTGCTGGAGCCCATCAATACCCGCAGCACTGACCCTCAGTACTTCCTGGACACGCCCCAGCAGG CGGCAGCCATCTTACAGAAGGTCGGAAGACCCAACCTCCAGTTACAGATG GACATATTCCACTGGCAGATCATGGATGGCAACCTGACAGGAAACATCCGGGAGTTCCTACCCCTTGTTG GGCACGTGCAGGTGGCACAGGTCCCGGGCCGGGGGGAACCTGACAGCCCTGGAGAGCTGAACTTCCCCTATCTATTCCAACTGCTGGAGGATGAAGGCTACAAGGGCTTTGTGGGCTGCGAGTACCAGCCTCAAG gAGACACAGCAGAGGGCCTGAACTGGCTTCGTTCCTACTGGGATAGGCGGGGCCGCCCACAGGCTGGCCAGTGA
- the HYI gene encoding putative hydroxypyruvate isomerase isoform X2, which produces MAPLRFSANVSWLFPELPGLPARLRAAGSSGFEAAEVAWPYSESPEALARAAREAGLRLVLINTPPGDREKGEMGLGAVPGRQAAFREGLEQAVLYAKALGCPRVLMEGALEARMQRRETREGFVCSAEFLRIHLMAGRVPQGADRAAVRSEMETVFLENLRHAAGVLAQESLVGLLEPINTRSTDPQYFLDTPQQAAAILQKVGRPNLQLQMDIFHWQIMDGNLTGNIREFLPLVGHVQVAQVPGRGEPDSPGELNFPYLFQLLEDEGYKGFVGCEYQPQDAMASLSPQETQQRA; this is translated from the exons ATGGCTCCGCTCCGCTTCTCGGCCAACGTGTCGTGGCTGTTCCCCGAGCTCCCCGGCCTCCCCGCGCGGCTCCGGGCGGCGGGCAGCTCGGGCTTCGAGGCCGCCGAGGTCGCCTGGCCGTACTCGGAGTCGCCCGAGGCGCTGGCGCGCGCGGCGCGGGAAGCGGGCCTGCGGCTGGTGCTGATCAACACGCCCCCCG GGGACCGAGAGAAAGgggagatggggctgggggcCGTTCCCGGGAGGCAAGCGGCCTTCCGAGAGGGGCTGGAGCAGGCGGTGCTGTACGCCAAGGCTCTGGGCTGTCCCAG GGTCTTGATGGAAGGAGCACTGGAGGCGAGGATGCAGCGCAGAGAGACCAGGGAAGGCTTCGTTTGCTCAGCGGAATTCCTAAG GATTCACCTGATGGCTGGCCGAGTACCCCAGGGTGCTGACCGAGCAGCAGTCAGGAGTGAAATGGAGACAGTTTTTCTGGAGAACCTGAGGCACGCGGCtggggttttggctcag GAGAGCCTCGTGGGACTGCTGGAGCCCATCAATACCCGCAGCACTGACCCTCAGTACTTCCTGGACACGCCCCAGCAGG CGGCAGCCATCTTACAGAAGGTCGGAAGACCCAACCTCCAGTTACAGATG GACATATTCCACTGGCAGATCATGGATGGCAACCTGACAGGAAACATCCGGGAGTTCCTACCCCTTGTTG GGCACGTGCAGGTGGCACAGGTCCCGGGCCGGGGGGAACCTGACAGCCCTGGAGAGCTGAACTTCCCCTATCTATTCCAACTGCTGGAGGATGAAGGCTACAAGGGCTTTGTGGGCTGCGAGTACCAGCCTCAAG ATGCCatggcctccctctctcctcaggAGACACAGCAGAGGGCCTGA